In Musa acuminata AAA Group cultivar baxijiao chromosome BXJ2-8, Cavendish_Baxijiao_AAA, whole genome shotgun sequence, one genomic interval encodes:
- the LOC103995387 gene encoding phospholipid-transporting ATPase 1, producing the protein MAANRPSSNPSAPPDDDPDVLPKAASRSRSSSSWHRAERIPSSSSNSAVSFERSTSKPVASFPSKRSDSEKLGSQREISDDDARFVYVNDPGRTNQPIKFADNSIRTTKYSVLTFLPRNLFEQFHRVAYVYFLILAGLNQVPQLGVFTPAASILPLAFVLGVTAVKDGYEDWRRHRSDRDENNRTAQVLAPGGEFRPKRWKDILVGEVVKVTADETLPCDMVLLATSDPTGVAYVQTINLDGESNLKTRYAKQETQSTPPESTAGLIRCEKPNRNIYGFLASADVPGEKRVSLGPSNIILRGCELKNTSWVVGVAVYTGQDTKVMLNSSGAPSKRSRLEAHMNREVILLAVALVALCSIVTVLAGVWLANHHHELNDLLYYRKEDYSGPKTDTYNYYGVGWETVFSFLKSVIIFQVMIPIALYISMELVRLGQAFFMIQDKNMFDEGSKTRFQCRALNINEDLGQIKYVFSDKTGTLTENKMEFRCASVGGVDYSAASDGEEDGHSITVDGETWRPKMSVKTDPELMNALMGGEGIEKANRARDFFLALATCNTIVPILVDTPEPSLKLIDYQGESPDEQALVYAAAAYGFVLMQRTSGHILIDVVGERQRFDVLGLHEFDSDRKRMSVIIGCPDRTVKLFVKGADNSMFGVVQKNLDLDIIHATKTNLHSYSSLGLRTLVVGMRELSEHEFKKWQSAYENATTALIGRGKLLKAIASNAERDLHILGASGIEDKLQQGVPEAIESMRQAGIKVWVLTGDKQETAISIGYSCKLLTSEMTQIVINSNSRESCKRRLQDAASMSSRLAGAGSAKSPLALIIDGTSLVYILETELEEELFKVATTCDVVLCCRVAPLQKAGIVALIKNRTDDMTLAIGDGANDVSMIQMADVGIGISGQEGRQAVMASDFAMGQFRFLVPLLLVHGHWNYQRMAYMILYNFYRNAVFVFVLFWYVLYTAYSLTSAISEWSSVLYSVIYTALPTIIVGILDKDLSRKTLLKYPQLYRAGQRDERYNLKLFIFTMMDCIWQSIAIFYIPYLAYRHSDVDVSGLGDLWILAVVILVNIHLAMDVFRWNWLTHASVWGCIAATVICVIIIDSIWMLPGYWAIFNMMGTGLFWLCLLGIIVAGMVPRFATKALTEYFLPSDVQIARELEKFQNLNASTILEIPMSTFSDPQ; encoded by the exons atGGCTGCCAACAGGCCCTCCTCGAACCCGTCGGCGCCGCCGGATGACGATCCCGACGTGCTACCGAAGGCTGCCTCTCGCTCGAGGAGCTCGTCGTCGTGGCATCGTGCCGAAAGGATTCCGTCGTCCAGTTCGAATTCCGCTGTCTCCTTCGAGCGTTCGACGTCGAAGCCCGTCGCTTCTTTCCCCTCCAAGCGCTCCGACTCCGAGAAGCTCGGATCGCAGAGGGAGATCAGCGACGATGACGCCCGGTTCGTGTACGTCAACGACCCCGGGAGGACCAACCAGCCCATCAAGTTCGCCGACAACTCGATCAGgaccaccaagtactctgtcctcACCTTCTTGCCCCGCAACCTATTCGAGCAGTTCCACCGCGTCGCCTACGTCTACTTCCTCATCCTCGCGGGGCTTAACCAGGTCCCGCAGCTCGGCGTGTTCACCCCGGCAGCTTCCATCCTGCCGCTTGCCTTCGTGCTCGGCGTCACCGCGGTCAAGGACGGGTACGAGGACTGGCGGCGGCATCGCTCCGACCGGGATGAGAATAACCGGACCGCCCAGGTCCTGGCGCCCGGCGGCGAGTTCCGGCCCAAGCGGTGGAAGGACATCCTCGTCGGGGAGGTCGTCAAGGTCACCGCCGACGAGACGCTCCCCTGCGACATGGTCCTGCTCGCCACCAGCGATCCCACCGGCGTGGCCTACGTGCAGACCATCAACCTGGACGGCGAGTCCAATCTCAAGACCCGGTACGCGAAGCAGGAGACGCAGTCAACGCCGCCGGAGTCGACCGCTGGCCTGATCCGCTGCGAGAAGCCGAACCGCAACATCTACGGTTTCCTCGCCAGCGCTGACGTGCCGGGCGAAAAGCGGGTCTCACTCGGCCCGTCCAACATCATCCTCCGGGGGTGCGAGCTGAAGAACACGAGCTGGGTCGTCGGCGTCGCAGTGTACACCGGGCAGGACACGAAGGTGATGCTGAACAGCTCCGGCGCGCCGTCGAAGCGGAGCCGCCTCGAGGCGCACATGAACCGGGAGGTAATCCTGCTGGCCGTGGCACTGGTCGCTTTATGCTCCATCGTCACGGTGCTCGCCGGCGTGTGGCTCGCCAACCACCACCACGAGCTCAACGACCTACTGTACTACCGGAAGGAGGACTACTCGGGCCCGAAGACGGACACCTACAACTACTACGGGGTGGGGTGGGAGACGGTGTTCAGTTTCCTCAAGTCAGTGATCATATTCCAGGTGATGATTCCGATTGCGCTCTACATATCGATGGAGCTGGTGAGGCTGGGGCAGGCCTTCTTCATGATCCAGGACAAGAACATGTTCGACGAGGGGAGCAAGACGAGGTTCCAGTGCAGGGCGCTCAACATCAACGAGGACCTCGGGCAGATCAAGTATGTGTTCTCCGACAAGACGGGGACACTCACGGAGAACAAAATGGAGTTCCGGTGCGCCAGCGTTGGCGGGGTGGACTACAGCGCCGCAAGTGATGGTGAGGAAGACGGACACTCGATTACAG TGGACGGGGAGACCTGGAGACCGAAGATGAGCGTGAAGACCGATCCGGAGCTGATGAATGCGTTGATGGGCGGGGAAGGAATCGAGAAGGCCAATCGTGCTCGTGATTTCTTCCTTGCGCTAGCGACCTGCAACACCATCGTGCCCATACTGGTCGACACGCCGGAGCCATCGCTCAAGCTCATCGACTACCAGGGCGAGTCGCCCGACGAGCAGGCCTTGGTCTATGCTGCTGCTGCTTATGGTTTCGTGCTTATGCAGCGCACCTCCGGGCATATCCTCATCGATGTGGTCGGTGAAAGACAGAG ATTTGATGTTTTGGGCCTTCATGAATTTGATAGTGATCGAAAGAGGATGTCAGTGATAATTGGCTGTCCTGATAGAACAGTGAAGCTATTTGTGAAAGGTGCAGACAATTCAATGTTTGGAGTTGTACAAAAGAACCTAGATTTGGACATCATTCATGCAACCAAAACAAATCTCCATTCCTATTCATCTTTGGGTCTGAGGACATTGGTGGTTGGCATGCGTGAATTAAGTGAACACGAGTTCAAGAAGTGGCAGTCTGCATATGAGAATGCAACTACAGCTTTGATCGGCAGGGGGAAGTTGCTAAAAGCTATCGCATCAAATGCTGAAAGAGATCTTCACATCTTGGGTGCCTCTGGGATTGAAGATAAGCTCCAACAAGGTGTACCAGAAGCCATAGAATCCATGAGGCAAGCTGGCATCAAGGTTTGGGTGTTGACAGGGGATAAGCAAGAAACTGCCATCTCCATTGGCTATTCTTGCAAGCTTCTAACAAGTGAAATGACTCAGATTGTGATCAATAGCAACTCCAGGGAATCCTGTAAAAGGAGACTGCAAGATGCAGCTTCCATGTCCAGCAGACTAGCAGGTGCAGGATCTGCAAAGTCTCCTCTGGCTTTGATCATTGATGGCACCAGCCTTGTCTACATTTTGGAGACAGAACTGGAAGAAGAG CTATTCAAAGTGGCCACGACATGTGATGTTGTGTTGTGCTGCCGTGTGGCTCCATTGCAGAAGGCTGGAATTGTTGCTCTCATAAAGAACCGAACGGATGACATGACCCTTGCAATTGGCGATG GTGCAAATGATGTCTCAATGATCCAAATGGCTGATGTTGGGATTGGCATAAGTGGCCAAGAGGGAAGGCAAGCTGTCATGGCCTCAGATTTTGCAATGGGACAGTTCAGGTTCTTGGTGCCCCTCTTGTTGGTCCATGGACATTGGAATTACCAAAGGATGGCCTACATGATCTTGTACAACTTCTACAGGAATGCTGTGTTTGTCTTCGTCCTATTCTG GTATGTGTTATACACTGCGTATAGCTTGACAAGCGCAATAAGCGAATGGAGCAGTGTCTTGTATTCTGTGATCTACACTGCACTGCCAACCATCATCGTTGGAATCCTTGACAAGGATCTTAGCAGGAAGACATTGCTGAAGTACCCCCAGCTCTACAGGGCAGGGCAGAGGGATGAAAGATACAACCTCAAGTTGTTCATCTTCACTATGATGGATTGCATTTGGCAAAGCATTGCTATATTCTACATCCCTTATCTTGCATACAGACACAGCGATGTCGATGTATCCGGCCTAGGAGACTTGTGGATCCTTGCTGTGGTCATTCTAGTGAACATTCACTTGGCCATGGATGTGTTTAGGTGGAACTGGCTCACACATGCATCTGTATGGGGTTGCATTGCCGCAACAGTAATATGTGTCATCATCATAGACTCCATTTGGATGCTACCTGGTTACTG GGCCATCTTTAACATGATGGGGACTGGATTATTCTGGCTATGCCTTCTTGGCATCATAGTAGCAGGGATGGTTCCTAGGTTTGCAACCAAGGCTTTGACAGAGTATTTCTTGCCTAGTGATGTGCAGATTGCAAGAGAACTAGAGAAGTTTCAGAATTTAAATGCATCCACAATATTAGAAATTCCAATGAGCACATTCTCAGACCCCCAGTGA
- the LOC135584755 gene encoding myb-related protein 2-like isoform X2, whose protein sequence is MYHHYHQSHSNIFSSRETFPADGQLLLQRGGSAPEESGLVLSTDAKPRLKWTSELHERFIEAVNQLGGADKATPKTVMRLMGIPGLTLYHLKSHLQKYRLSKNLQAQANSGSTKSGCTLAAERTIDVNGSFMVNTSTMPQSNKSFQINEALQMQIEVQRQLQEHLEVQRNLQLQIEAQGKYLQSVLEKAQETLGKQNLGSPGVEDAKVQLCELVSKISSECFSNAFQGSEEIPGLNTKELHPSQPVDCSVESCLTSFEGSQSVCKSLRSCNGSLPLCQQQVHENSRLENTQSAWCYLHEHKTFSSSSLGDSERTSFAAQKDFETLPTSIKTQNEGGTGSEAQGKESDDENISVEHPNSSRPADQQGRGKQSDRFGLLTHTAQLDLNAHEDNEGGTSSRFDLNGFSWS, encoded by the exons ATGTATCACCATTATCATCAAAGCCACAGCAATATCTTTTCTTCTAGGGAAACTTTTCCTGCAGACGGGCAATTGTTGCTGCAAAGAGGAGGGAGTGCTCCAGAAGAGTCAGGACTGGTTCTATCAACCGATGCCAAGCCTAGGTTGAAGTGGACATCTGAGCTCCATGAGAGATTCATAGAAGCTGTGAATCAACTTGGTGGAGCAGACA AGGCTACACCAAAAACAGTCATGAGACTTATGGGCATTCCTGGACTAACACTGTATCACCTGAAAAGTCACCTACAG AAGTATAGGCTCAGTAAGAATCTCCAAGCTCAAGCAAACAGTGGAAGCACCAAGAGTG GTTGTACATTAGCAGCAGAGAGAACAATTGATGTCAATGGATCTTTCATGGTTAACACAAGTACCATGCCCCAATCAAACAA AAGTTTTCAGATAAATGAAGCACTTCAAATGCAAATTGAAGTCCAGAGGCAGCTACAAGAACATCTTGAG GTTCAAAGGAATTTGCAACTCCAAATAGAGGCACAAGGAAAATACTTACAGTCAGTGCTGGAAAAGGCTCAAGAGACACTAGGGAAACAGAATTTAGGGTCTCCAGGAGTGGAAGATGCCAAAGTTCAGCTCTGTGAACTTGTTTCCAAAATCTCAAGTGAATGTTTCAGCAATGCATTTCAAGGATCAGAAGAAATACCTGGTCTGAACACTAAAGAGCTGCATCCATCTCAACCTGTTGATTGCTCAGTAGAAAGTTGCTTGACATCATTTGAAGGATCACAAAGTGTCTGTAAAAGCTTGAGAAGCTGCAATGGCAGCTTACCACTGTGCCAGCAACAAGTTCATGAGAATAGCAGGCTTGAAAACACTCAATCTGCATGGTGTTATTTGCATGAGCACAAGACTTTTTCCTCATCCAGCTTAGGAGATTCAGAAAGGACATCTTTCGCAGCCCAGAAGGACTTTGAGACACTTCCTACAAGCATTAAGACCCAAAATGAAGGAGGAACTGGTTCTGAGGCCCAGGGAAAGGAAAGTGATGATGAGAACATATCTGTTGAGCACCCAAACAGCAGTAGACCTGCAGATCAACAGGGGAGAGGCAAGCAATCAGATAGATTTGGGCTGCTTACTCACACAGCACAACTTGATCTCAATGCCCATGAAGACAATGAAGGTGGTACAAGTAGCAGATTTGACTTGAATGGCTTTAGCTGGAGCTGA
- the LOC135584755 gene encoding myb-related protein 2-like isoform X1, which translates to MYHHYHQSHSNIFSSRETFPADGQLLLQRGGSAPEESGLVLSTDAKPRLKWTSELHERFIEAVNQLGGADKATPKTVMRLMGIPGLTLYHLKSHLQKYRLSKNLQAQANSGSTKSVIGCTLAAERTIDVNGSFMVNTSTMPQSNKSFQINEALQMQIEVQRQLQEHLEVQRNLQLQIEAQGKYLQSVLEKAQETLGKQNLGSPGVEDAKVQLCELVSKISSECFSNAFQGSEEIPGLNTKELHPSQPVDCSVESCLTSFEGSQSVCKSLRSCNGSLPLCQQQVHENSRLENTQSAWCYLHEHKTFSSSSLGDSERTSFAAQKDFETLPTSIKTQNEGGTGSEAQGKESDDENISVEHPNSSRPADQQGRGKQSDRFGLLTHTAQLDLNAHEDNEGGTSSRFDLNGFSWS; encoded by the exons ATGTATCACCATTATCATCAAAGCCACAGCAATATCTTTTCTTCTAGGGAAACTTTTCCTGCAGACGGGCAATTGTTGCTGCAAAGAGGAGGGAGTGCTCCAGAAGAGTCAGGACTGGTTCTATCAACCGATGCCAAGCCTAGGTTGAAGTGGACATCTGAGCTCCATGAGAGATTCATAGAAGCTGTGAATCAACTTGGTGGAGCAGACA AGGCTACACCAAAAACAGTCATGAGACTTATGGGCATTCCTGGACTAACACTGTATCACCTGAAAAGTCACCTACAG AAGTATAGGCTCAGTAAGAATCTCCAAGCTCAAGCAAACAGTGGAAGCACCAAGAGTG TTATAGGTTGTACATTAGCAGCAGAGAGAACAATTGATGTCAATGGATCTTTCATGGTTAACACAAGTACCATGCCCCAATCAAACAA AAGTTTTCAGATAAATGAAGCACTTCAAATGCAAATTGAAGTCCAGAGGCAGCTACAAGAACATCTTGAG GTTCAAAGGAATTTGCAACTCCAAATAGAGGCACAAGGAAAATACTTACAGTCAGTGCTGGAAAAGGCTCAAGAGACACTAGGGAAACAGAATTTAGGGTCTCCAGGAGTGGAAGATGCCAAAGTTCAGCTCTGTGAACTTGTTTCCAAAATCTCAAGTGAATGTTTCAGCAATGCATTTCAAGGATCAGAAGAAATACCTGGTCTGAACACTAAAGAGCTGCATCCATCTCAACCTGTTGATTGCTCAGTAGAAAGTTGCTTGACATCATTTGAAGGATCACAAAGTGTCTGTAAAAGCTTGAGAAGCTGCAATGGCAGCTTACCACTGTGCCAGCAACAAGTTCATGAGAATAGCAGGCTTGAAAACACTCAATCTGCATGGTGTTATTTGCATGAGCACAAGACTTTTTCCTCATCCAGCTTAGGAGATTCAGAAAGGACATCTTTCGCAGCCCAGAAGGACTTTGAGACACTTCCTACAAGCATTAAGACCCAAAATGAAGGAGGAACTGGTTCTGAGGCCCAGGGAAAGGAAAGTGATGATGAGAACATATCTGTTGAGCACCCAAACAGCAGTAGACCTGCAGATCAACAGGGGAGAGGCAAGCAATCAGATAGATTTGGGCTGCTTACTCACACAGCACAACTTGATCTCAATGCCCATGAAGACAATGAAGGTGGTACAAGTAGCAGATTTGACTTGAATGGCTTTAGCTGGAGCTGA
- the LOC135584755 gene encoding myb-related protein 2-like isoform X3, producing the protein MRLMGIPGLTLYHLKSHLQKYRLSKNLQAQANSGSTKSVIGCTLAAERTIDVNGSFMVNTSTMPQSNKSFQINEALQMQIEVQRQLQEHLEVQRNLQLQIEAQGKYLQSVLEKAQETLGKQNLGSPGVEDAKVQLCELVSKISSECFSNAFQGSEEIPGLNTKELHPSQPVDCSVESCLTSFEGSQSVCKSLRSCNGSLPLCQQQVHENSRLENTQSAWCYLHEHKTFSSSSLGDSERTSFAAQKDFETLPTSIKTQNEGGTGSEAQGKESDDENISVEHPNSSRPADQQGRGKQSDRFGLLTHTAQLDLNAHEDNEGGTSSRFDLNGFSWS; encoded by the exons ATGAGACTTATGGGCATTCCTGGACTAACACTGTATCACCTGAAAAGTCACCTACAG AAGTATAGGCTCAGTAAGAATCTCCAAGCTCAAGCAAACAGTGGAAGCACCAAGAGTG TTATAGGTTGTACATTAGCAGCAGAGAGAACAATTGATGTCAATGGATCTTTCATGGTTAACACAAGTACCATGCCCCAATCAAACAA AAGTTTTCAGATAAATGAAGCACTTCAAATGCAAATTGAAGTCCAGAGGCAGCTACAAGAACATCTTGAG GTTCAAAGGAATTTGCAACTCCAAATAGAGGCACAAGGAAAATACTTACAGTCAGTGCTGGAAAAGGCTCAAGAGACACTAGGGAAACAGAATTTAGGGTCTCCAGGAGTGGAAGATGCCAAAGTTCAGCTCTGTGAACTTGTTTCCAAAATCTCAAGTGAATGTTTCAGCAATGCATTTCAAGGATCAGAAGAAATACCTGGTCTGAACACTAAAGAGCTGCATCCATCTCAACCTGTTGATTGCTCAGTAGAAAGTTGCTTGACATCATTTGAAGGATCACAAAGTGTCTGTAAAAGCTTGAGAAGCTGCAATGGCAGCTTACCACTGTGCCAGCAACAAGTTCATGAGAATAGCAGGCTTGAAAACACTCAATCTGCATGGTGTTATTTGCATGAGCACAAGACTTTTTCCTCATCCAGCTTAGGAGATTCAGAAAGGACATCTTTCGCAGCCCAGAAGGACTTTGAGACACTTCCTACAAGCATTAAGACCCAAAATGAAGGAGGAACTGGTTCTGAGGCCCAGGGAAAGGAAAGTGATGATGAGAACATATCTGTTGAGCACCCAAACAGCAGTAGACCTGCAGATCAACAGGGGAGAGGCAAGCAATCAGATAGATTTGGGCTGCTTACTCACACAGCACAACTTGATCTCAATGCCCATGAAGACAATGAAGGTGGTACAAGTAGCAGATTTGACTTGAATGGCTTTAGCTGGAGCTGA